One genomic segment of Myripristis murdjan chromosome 20, fMyrMur1.1, whole genome shotgun sequence includes these proteins:
- the LOC115378554 gene encoding uncharacterized protein LOC115378554 yields MPATKVVKTKPVETTTKLALVEKSKAVKMKTTNKAEAELRVPAVRPSRASSCPRCPQGNRCEGTKAQVTSKSKCERRSRSTCTAPRPAGDCPEAALRRCSPVKQPGGPSRTGDPAAPGHREQRTPRAGLQCPHQRHEAFTVIPPNPKKRKEIQKKAEAELAALEELKLSRAMAYVSINPSSVGGCMSLEEVRLKQQQEMLQARRKQVKKQVRQPVPLR; encoded by the exons ATGCCAGCAACGAAAGTTGTCAAGACCAAACCAGTGGAGACGACCACAAAACTGGCGTTAGTGGAGAAAAGTAAAGCGGTGAAGATGAAGACGACCAACAAAGCGGAGGCCGAGCTCAGAGTGCCCGCCGTGCGTCCGAGCCGCGCATCGAGCTGCCCAAGATGTCCGCAGGGCAACAGGTGCGAGGGCACCAAGGCGCAGGTGACTTCTAAAAGCAAGTGTGAAAGGAGATCCAGATCCACCTGCACGGCTCCCAGGCCGGCAGGAGACTGTCCCGAAGCAGCGCTGAGGAGGTGCAGCCCCGTGAAACAGCCCGGCGGCCCCTCCAGGACCGGGGATCCGGCCGCTCCGGGTCACCGGGAGCAGCGGACACCCAGAGCCGGGCTGCAGTGTCCGCATCAGAG GCACGAAGCTTTTACAGTCATCCCCCCGAACCCCAAGAAGAGAAAGGAGATCCAGAAAA AGGCGGAGGCGGAGCTCGCTGCACTGGAGGAGCTGAAGCTGAGCAGAGCCATGGCTTATGTTTCCATCAACCCCAGCAGTGTtg GTGGCTGTATGAGTCTGGAGGAAGTGCggttgaagcagcagcaggaaatgCTGCAGGCCCGGAGGAAACAG